DNA sequence from the Liolophura sinensis isolate JHLJ2023 chromosome 1, CUHK_Ljap_v2, whole genome shotgun sequence genome:
TGAGattgagtccagctcatgctgaattTCTCTCCGGTCACTGTAAGGGAAGGTCTGTtcgcaatctgtggatggtcaagAGTTTCATCTTGGCTTCCTCTGCTTTCTTCCTACTATAaagctggccaccatcatataagcgaaatattcttgactatggcgttagacaccaatgaaataaattagtaaatgtAAGTAATATTAATGTACATCCCCATTTTGTAAAACGGGTAAACTGGGCAACCGAGGGGGTTAGCAAAGGTCCAGGCCTTCAACCaatgcagtctctgtgagttcaagtcatacaagtgaaatattcttgggtaaaaCAGATGAATCTGTGACTGCCAGGCCTTCTTTGGCTTGGTGGGAGAATGCAGTGTTTCTAACCAGTCCAATCAGCCCCAGACTGATGAGGTTGTGTCGTTCAGTCCAGTCCTGACTGCTTTGTCTCTGACTTTAAATCTTCaatctctggctgtacatgggaaggcctatcagcaacctgcggatagtcgtgggtttcccccttgctccgcccggtttcctcccaccataattttggtCGCAGTggtttaactgaaatattcttaagtacgacataatacaccaattaaataaataagtaaataaatcaggggatttgtcaggtacacgGCAAAGAGGGGCGGTTTACATCAGGCACTCAAACACCTGATGGCCATCCTAAGCAAGGGAAAAGCcttgagtacaatgttaaacaccTAGTAAATTTCTTAGATATACAATAGACATTTCTTTTCAAAGTTACATTACTCTATGACTTTTTGAGACAAGAAAACGTGATTTGATGAGAAAGTTTATTGCTTGTATGAAGATCAGTAGaggtttgtttggtttttgtttcaGGGCTTTCTAAAGACATTTGGGTTAGGGTATACGATTCAGGGTGGGCTGAAGCTGCTGACCAGTCTGACGCGCGCCTTCAGACAGCCTGGCTTGTTATGGCAGGCAGTCACGCATAAAGACAACTTCAACCTGGCTGCTTTTCTAGGCTCATTCTCAGCAATATTCagggtaggtacatgtatgttatgcaGTCTCAtgagcctctcacgaatgcggtcgctgggagttcagctcatgctggcttcctatccagccgtacgtgggaaggtcgcagcaacctgctgatggtcatgggtttccctcaccataatgctagccgccaaaGCATGAGTATgagacctccccacatacggccggagaggaagccaggatgagctggacttgaactcgcagtgacAGCTTTGGTGAGAGGGCCCTAAATCATTGCACTGCAATGGCAAGCTTACCACTTCAGCCATGGAAGCCCCATTGAATGATTGACGTCTGTTAAAGGAATATTATCTAGTACCCGGCTTGAATTTGTATGTGTAACATTGTTTGTTGACAGGCTGTGAGTTGCGTACTGCGCTGGGTGAGGGACAAAGATGAGGAGCTCCACGGCCTGGTGGCTGGCTTCTTGGCCGGTGCCTCCATGATGTGGTATAAGAGTGTCACCATCACCCTCTATATGGCCACAAAACTAGCAGAGGTCAGTGAGTCTTTGTTCTATTGGACAATTATTTTGTTTGGTACAGTGTTTGACATTGCAGCAGTTAAATCAGCatgacttatttttttttgtcaaatgtaatttttaattatttcactgTACAAAGTTGACATTTCTGCTATCAATTTGTATTGTTCCATAATCCAAACTTTTTTCtcatttggtaaaaaaaaaattttgtctgCTTTGTACATTTAGTATTCGGTCAAAAATGAGTTGATATAATCGTGATATCAGTCTATTTGTCACCTTCACAGCCAGGTCATGTTTAATAGTCCAACCTTTACGTAGGTTGACCTTCAAAATCTTGACATTCCTATGCCAGCTGCTTGAAGGGGTTGCCTAGCAACACCAAGGGAACATCACTGGCAGCCTCAACACTACTTGACACCTTATATCCTCTTaccaagaatttcaaactttcatcagtaaaactcatacttgcctaaagtttagacagtttcaaTTAATTTCATACAAATCATGCACTTGTACACTGAGAATGGGTGGCTGGCAGTGAGAAAAGACTTACACCCTAagacacacagaattacattcgtcctgAGAGCCAGAAGTTGTAATTGGGTCCTCATTGCTTATGGATCACTCCACCATTATCTGTAAGATGTCATTGGATAGAAGGCTCTTCTTGGTGCCATCAGTAGAAGTGTCCTCGCTCCATTGAGGTCACAAGTTTGAATCCAGTAAGCATCTGCTGCCTCGAccgtggctttaagtcaggtggTTTGTCTCCTCTGACATATCTCTGTACATGAACCTGACTATTGTCAtaggagtgaaatattattgatttcTCGGAAGAAATGAAAACTTGCCAGCCAAACTTGCATAGTCAACTTGTTAATGTCCATTATTAATATCAAGTATACGTGTAGCTAGTCTTTCAGGAACATTTACCTGGAATGGAACATTTACTTAGAATGGAACGTTTACCTGGAATGGAACATTTGTATTCATATACAGTACAATATTGGGAAAGTTATCAGATTTTGTTGCCAAGTGTGTaaaactttatttgtttttgtttatttaaccgATGTTgtgaagtaatattttattttctttcagattttatATTTCAAGGGTATTCAGGCAAACATCTTGCCGTACATCAAGTGTGCTGATGTCATTATTTATTCCATATCTACTGCTTTCATATTCCATGGTGTAAGTTTGATCTTATGTAGCGTACCagcaattaaaatattttccaatgCACAACTCCTGATTTATTACAAGAAAAGCTGATCAAAGTACAGAAAACTCTGCAAGTTTCATTAAAAGTACAACTATTTTTAACTGTATTTACTTTAGCCAGCTGTACCCATCTCCTTACCATATCAGGTACAAGGTCTGTCGATCTTTTGAAACAggttact
Encoded proteins:
- the LOC135461241 gene encoding transmembrane protein 135-like, whose translation is MPQSAERAWSRLREGPKHRLCRHDHSCAHYVIKGFLKTFGLGYTIQGGLKLLTSLTRAFRQPGLLWQAVTHKDNFNLAAFLGSFSAIFRAVSCVLRWVRDKDEELHGLVAGFLAGASMMWYKSVTITLYMATKLAEILYFKGIQANILPYIKCADVIIYSISTAFIFHGAVFEPHNLRPAYWRFLVTLTETKFAQMNRAILDVYGTNASKLMPNFWPDFDKRFSSLEPPVRLVTS